CACGGGCGGCCGATGTGCGACGGGAGCAGCGACGGCTGGCGGCAGAGCTGCGGAATGTCCGTTCGCGCGCCCTGCGCGCCCAGCGGCAGCGGGTGAAGGAGTTGGAAGAACAGATCACGGCTCTGGAATCCAGGCAGGCCGAGTTGACGCGCTTGTTGGAGGATCCGGCGACTTATGGTGACAGCGCGCGCACGGTGGCCATCAATCGCGAGCTGCAGGAGCTGGTGGCGCGGCTGCCCGGTTTGCATGGCGAATGGGAGCAGGAAGCCCTGAAACTGCACGCCATGGAGACCGAGCCCGACGGATTACTTTCTTCAGCCGGAGGTTAAGGCAATTGCCGGCGTTAACCCAGCGTCTCGCCGGGTACGAATTCGGGCAAGAGGCGGATGGAGCGGATTTTGCCGGGGCCATGTTGGATTTGATCCAGGAGCAGCTCGGCGGCACGGCGGCCCATGCGTTCGCCATCCACCCGATAACGGGCCACGCTGGGGATGCTGTAAGCGAGGTATTGATCATCCACGCGGCTGATTACGGCCACATCTTCCGGCACACGAAGGCCGAGTTTATGGAGAAAACCGATGACGGTGAAGGTGTGCTCAGGCCAGCCCACCAGGATGGCATTGGGGCAGGGGCGGCGCTCCATTTCCTCCCGCAGAACGCGGCACAAGTCCGGCACGGTGGTGTCGTAATTGACGAGACGCGCCCGCCCGGGAGGGCGCCCTCTGGAGGCTCCGTCAATAAACCCCTCGGCGCTGGCTTGATCCCCGGCGGTCATGGGCGAAGGCGTCACAAAAATCATTTCCTGGCGGCCCCTGGCCAGAAACAAACCGGCGGCGTGGCGGCTGCTGGAGCGCACGTCAAATTCCACATTGGCCAGCGGCACTCCCCGGTGTACGGTGCCCAGGACGACACAGGGTTGGCCGGATTTGGCGAAGTATTCCTGCTGTTCGCGGGTGGACAGATATAACAGCCATCCGGCAGTGTCCGGGAGGGCCAGAAGGCGGCGCATTTCGCGTTCGGAAAACCGCTGATAAAAGCCGGGATGCACTTCCAATTGCATCAAATAGCCTTCCTTGGCCAGGCGCTCGAGCAAGGCATTTTGCACAAGCTGGGCCGTGGTGTTGACGCGATGGCGGGGGTAGGGACTGAGCATTCGCACCGTACGGCCCCGGCTGGTTTCGGTCTCGGAAACGGGTCGAATGATGCGGTGGTGGCGTCCGCGCCCGCCCATGAGAATGATTCCTTCACGGGCAAGCTGCAGCAGGGCGCGCCGCAAGGTGACGCGACTGATCTGGAATTCGCGGCATAAATCCGCCTCACTGGGGAGGGTGGCGCCCCAGTGACCTTTGAGGGCCAAATCTCGCAGCAGAGCCGTGGTTTGATCCGTCAACAGCAAGCGCTGGGGCAACGTGCTCATAATATGTGTCCCGCCGCAGCCGCGAGCATACTCATGAACGGGCGGTTTGGGAAGGCATCTTGATCAGGCGGGCGGCGAAAGAACGCTTGCGCTGAGATGCGCAAGCGCCACAATGCGCCCAGCAGGCAGGGTGAGCCACCTTGCCCCGTGGGGGATGTCGCTAGAACAGTTTGTTTATGACTCAAATGGAATTGAAGAGGGCCTTGGAGACCGCCCAGGAAACCGCCCGGGCGGCGGGGGCGTTGATGCGCCGCGAATTGGGACGGGCCAAAGAGGTGAAGGAAACCCATGCGCATGACATCAAGCTGGCGCTGGACGTGGAATGTCAAAAATTGATTGAGCGCCGGTTGCACAAGGTGTTTCCGCGCATTCCAGTGTTGGGTGAGGAAGGCCGGGCGGGGGAAGACCAGGGAGAAGCGCGGTGGGTGGTGGATCCGATTGATGGGACGGTCAATTTCGCGCATGGCATTCCCCATGCCTGCGTCTCGATTGCCTTGCAGGTGAAGACTGCAGCCCCTCCGAAGGGAGTTTCGGTGTATCCCGATGGCTATGCCACCATGGCGGGGGTGGTGTATGATCCGTTCACGGAGGAGTTGTGGACAGCGGACTGGAAAGGGCCGGCGCGGCTGAACGGAAAGGTGGTGCGGGTCAGCAAGCGGGCGCGGCTGGCGGAGGCGGTGGTGGCCACGGGGTTTTCCAAGAGTCCATCGGTCATCCGCAAAACCCTGAGGGTGCTTAACCGGCTGTCGCCCCGGGTGCGCAAGGTGCGGATTATGGGCGCGGCGGCCTTGTCGCTGGCCTATGTTGCCGGTGGACGGATGGATTTATATTTGGAACAGGGCGTGCGGTTGTGGGACATTGCCGCGGGCGGGTTGCTGGTTGAGCGAGCCGGAGGCCGGTTTGAATTTCGGCGCCAGCAGGGGGAGCATCGTTACTGGATGCTGGGCGAGAACGGGCGGGTAGGAGAGGAATTGCGCCGGGTTCTAGGTAGGCCAGGGTGAGGCATGGACGAGCAGATCCAGAATGTCATCTTTGACTGGTCGGGCACGCTGGTGGATGATTTGCCGGCGGCGTGGCGGGCCACCAATTATGTCTTCCGGCAGGCGGGGCTGCCGGAATTGACGCTGGAGCAGTTTCGGGCGGAGTTTTGCCTGCCATTCAAAAAGTTTTATGATCGTTATACGCCGGATTTACCCATGGAACAACTGGAGCAGTGGTTTCATGGGCACTTCAAGGAGGTGGCGCATTTGGTCACGGAGCTGCCCCATGCCCGCGGTTTTCTGGAGTTTTGCCGGACGCGGGGGCTGCGCACCTTTGTGTTGAGCAGCGTGCATCCCAGTTATTACGAGATTCAGGCCACCGCCACCGGTTTTGGGGAGCTGCTGGAGCATCCCTACGTGCAGGTTTATGACAAGCGCCAGAAGATCCATGAAATCATGGCGGCGCATCAACTGGCCCCGCGGGCGACGCTGTTTATTGGGGACATGGAGCATGACATTGAAACCGCGCGACATGGCGGGGTGTGGTCGTGCGCGGTTTTAACGGGTTACAACACTCTCCATCAGTTGCGCGCCGCCGAGCCGGATTTGATTGTGGAGCACCTGGGCGAGCTGCGGCAGGTGCTCACCCAATGTGATCTGCGCCTGGGGAAGTACCTGGCCGAAGTGAACGTCGTGCTGCCGGTGGCCACGGTGGGGGCGCTGATCTTTCATCCGGTGGACCGGCGGGTGTTGATGTTGCGGACCCATAAATGGTCCAATCTGTGGGGTATTCCCGGCGGCAAGATCAAAGGAGGAGAGCGGGCGGAGGCGGCTCTGCGGCGGGAGATACGGGAGGAAACCGGATTGGAGATCGGCCATATTCGGTTTCAACTGGTGCAGGATTGCATTCAATCTCCGGAGTTCTATCGCCCGGCGCACTTTCTTTTGTTGAATTACGTGTGCGAAGCGCAAGCCCCGGTGGCGGTGAAGCTCAACGAGGAGGCGCAGGAGTATCGCTGGTGCACGATGGAGGAGGCTCTGCGCCTGCCGCTGAACACGCCGACGCGGGTCTTGCTGGAGGCGGTGAAGGAAGGAGCGCCAAGAGCAGAGCCATGATGGACCAGATTCATATCGAGGATTTGGAGGTGCATTATTGTGTGGGGGTGCCGGATGAGGAACGGGCACGTCCGCAGCGGTTGTTGTTGAGCGTGACCCTGTATCATGACTTTACGGCGGCGGCCGAGGCCGATGACTTGAATGCCACAGTGGATTATTATGCGTTGACGCGCCGCCTGTT
This is a stretch of genomic DNA from Verrucomicrobiia bacterium. It encodes these proteins:
- a CDS encoding inositol monophosphatase; this translates as MTQMELKRALETAQETARAAGALMRRELGRAKEVKETHAHDIKLALDVECQKLIERRLHKVFPRIPVLGEEGRAGEDQGEARWVVDPIDGTVNFAHGIPHACVSIALQVKTAAPPKGVSVYPDGYATMAGVVYDPFTEELWTADWKGPARLNGKVVRVSKRARLAEAVVATGFSKSPSVIRKTLRVLNRLSPRVRKVRIMGAAALSLAYVAGGRMDLYLEQGVRLWDIAAGGLLVERAGGRFEFRRQQGEHRYWMLGENGRVGEELRRVLGRPG
- a CDS encoding substrate-binding domain-containing protein — protein: MSTLPQRLLLTDQTTALLRDLALKGHWGATLPSEADLCREFQISRVTLRRALLQLAREGIILMGGRGRHHRIIRPVSETETSRGRTVRMLSPYPRHRVNTTAQLVQNALLERLAKEGYLMQLEVHPGFYQRFSEREMRRLLALPDTAGWLLYLSTREQQEYFAKSGQPCVVLGTVHRGVPLANVEFDVRSSSRHAAGLFLARGRQEMIFVTPSPMTAGDQASAEGFIDGASRGRPPGRARLVNYDTTVPDLCRVLREEMERRPCPNAILVGWPEHTFTVIGFLHKLGLRVPEDVAVISRVDDQYLAYSIPSVARYRVDGERMGRRAAELLLDQIQHGPGKIRSIRLLPEFVPGETLG
- a CDS encoding NUDIX domain-containing protein, which encodes MDEQIQNVIFDWSGTLVDDLPAAWRATNYVFRQAGLPELTLEQFRAEFCLPFKKFYDRYTPDLPMEQLEQWFHGHFKEVAHLVTELPHARGFLEFCRTRGLRTFVLSSVHPSYYEIQATATGFGELLEHPYVQVYDKRQKIHEIMAAHQLAPRATLFIGDMEHDIETARHGGVWSCAVLTGYNTLHQLRAAEPDLIVEHLGELRQVLTQCDLRLGKYLAEVNVVLPVATVGALIFHPVDRRVLMLRTHKWSNLWGIPGGKIKGGERAEAALRREIREETGLEIGHIRFQLVQDCIQSPEFYRPAHFLLLNYVCEAQAPVAVKLNEEAQEYRWCTMEEALRLPLNTPTRVLLEAVKEGAPRAEP
- the folB gene encoding dihydroneopterin aldolase, with protein sequence MMDQIHIEDLEVHYCVGVPDEERARPQRLLLSVTLYHDFTAAAEADDLNATVDYYALTRRLLKLGEGRSWRLIETLAVDIAGLVLREFHPAAVEVEVKKFILPETRWVSVKVRRLQPGGG